TCAATGGACCATTTTATCATTTACGAAGTACACATGCAGAAATTGTAATCAAAAGATAAAAGTCTAGAATTCATGAGGGAAAGAAATTTTATACCTTTTGGTGGAACGAAAAGGAAGAGAGGCTCCTCTGCTGCAGATTGAACACGATGTGGTCACCAGAAGCATTGTCGCCTGTCGGACATCGAACGGCCATCATCGGAGCTCCATCTCTTCCCACGGCCATCGTCGTCATCTCTTCCCACGGCCATCTTCCCACGGCCATCATCGGAGCTCCATCTCTTCCCACGGCCATCGTCGTCATCTCTTCCCACGGCCATCTTCCCACGGCCATCATCGGAGCTCCATCTCTTCCCACGGCCATCGTCGTCATCTCTTCCCACGGCCATCTTCCCACGGCCATCATCGGAGCTCCATCTCTTCCCACGGCCATCGTCGTCATCTCTTCCCAAGGCCATCGTCGGAGCTCCATCTCGTCCCACTCTCTCTTTCGTTTTGTTTTCAGGTGACGAAAGAAACTGAAGCGTCTAGCGGTTCATCTGGGCCTTCCTGCGGTTCATCTGGGTCATCCCGCTTTAAACCCGGTACCGTGCAATCCCCATCCCGCAAAACCCGCTTTTTTGCGGGTCATGAATTCCTAGNACTTGACTGACCATCAGAATCCCAAATTAGTTCTGATAACCTCTTACCAAGCTAGAAACCATGCGTGAAAAGTCAGGATCGATAACATGTATCAAAGAACTGGGGAAAGAACGTTGCTATTCTACTTTCAGTTGCTTGATAATCTCCAAGACCAGAAACAAAAAAAAATTGTGAGTCTTTCACATCAGCAGCTCCACCTGAACCTAATATCCCATGATAATACACCCTGCCTCTCGGACTTAGTTCCAAACTTGAGTGAGTAACTTCATCATTGTTTCCTTGATCATCACCTTAGCTTTCTTGTAACAGATCCTTGCAGAAGGACTTCTTCCCAACTTGAATCAGTTTCATTTTGGCTTTAGCCACAGCTTCAAGTTTTACCTCGACCATGGTATAACTTTGTGGTAACATGTAGGTCTACCATTTCAAAACTGGAGTTAGTTCTGTATATAAATTTGAAATTTGATTTAGAAACGTAAATTTACACTATGATAGACACACAAATTGGCTTTCTTTTCTAAGGCCAGTCACTCACAATTTGGTTTAACACTCCACAAAATAAATTGTCCGCTTTTATTAATAAAACTCTGGAAAATAAAAATATATAAAATCACTAACAACACTAATTAGCATCTCAAGTTAAAATTTCTACCTAAAAGATGTATATAATTCAATACAACAACAAGAAAAATAAAAGAACCTTTTGTCAAGAAAGAAAAGTATGAGTATAGTATCTATTAGTTCTTTAATTTTCTGATTGTGTAACAGCCGTTTGGTTGGAGACTTCACCAAACCGGCGATGATCACATTTGTTTCTAATAATTTCACCAAAAGTAACACAACTTTCTGTTTGGCCATGTCCTCTTGTAACCTTGATCTTGACATGCTCCGGTAATCTCAATGTATACCTATCTTCTTCCTCCGGTTTGTTTCTCACTATTGAATGTCCCGTCGAATGTGATCTCGAGAATTTATCCGGCAGAGTTTGTTCTTTTCTCGATCTTTCATTGTTTAAGCAACTGTTTTGTCCTGAAGACGGCCAAGTATCAATCTGTGTTGTTGTCCGATGATGCTGATCGTCGTCGCTATTTTCTTGAATCACATCAATGATCATCTCATCGACGTTAGGCAGCGTAATGGTGGTGTTTTCTTGCGGTGGAGGATCAAGATCATGGCGACAAACGGGACAAGTTTTGTGAGATTCGAACCAAAGATCAATGCATTCTTGGTGAAATACGTGGTAGCATGTGGTCAAGAGACGTAGCACGTGATCTCCGTCGAATTCTAGTAGACATATAGCGCACTCGAGGCCATATTTCTCTTCCCGGAGATCTCTAACGGAGGAATAAGGAAAAGTGGGAAACGAGTTTATGATGCGAAGTTCGAGGCCGGGATTAACCGTGGGAGCTTCCGGTGGCTGGATGGGATTTTCGGTTGCTTCGGCTTCTCCTCCATGGCGGAGACGCCAAGCTTGCATCATGGCGTCGAGAAAACACTTGCAGAAATAAAGCGTGAAAAAACCTATGAAGAAGAAAACAAGGAGTATGACGGTGAGGATGACCGTCAAAGGCGGTGTGACGTAGTTTTCTGATGGAGAATGTGGCGGTAAAGATGAAGGATATGTCGACATTATGGTGGCCGGAGACAGATTATCTCCGCCGTGAGATTTCTCATACACGAAAAAGAACAAGAGATCTGGTATTTTTATTGTTTTTGTTTATAGTTTTTAGTTAAAAAAGCTTTTTATTTGGTTGAGTGTGTGGAAAATGTGTGATGGGGTGGAAGTGTAGAAGTTGTGATTACTAAAAATAGAAACTGTGTTTTGAGTTTGGTTTGGTTTTGTTTGTTGCTTGATTTGCTTAATACTATGCATTGAACGAGTCCTCTGTGACATTTGCTTGACGCTAAGCCATTTAGGCCTTAAAATAGTACGTTCTGTTCTCTCTCTGGTTTCAAGGGTATAGTCACTTGTTAATTTAAGTCACCTTCTAACCAAAAATATCAGGATTTTGTTTTATTCTGCTACATATCATCGCTACTGAAACACGATATTTACTATTTACATCCAATCAAATGTAAAATTCTTTTTCTAAAGTAGACAAACTGCAATTTCAATGCATTTTAGTGACCAACAAGATAATTTGAGATTAGGGTGGATTGTGAGAAGTGGGGATGGTTTGATTGATCAATGAGGTTTGGCATCAGCACCAAAAATGAAGAAATTAAGAACTCGTCGGTTTTCGAAGCTGTATCCAACTTCCAACTAAATCATCATCTTTACCACACCATTTCGCAAGCTACCTTTCAGTTTCGACACCTTTGGTTTTGACATGGTTAACAAAGACTAACATCGCCACTTTATCATCTTCCATTCATGTTTTTCTATCTCTATGTGACGGAATGAAATAATGACTATATTCCTACAGGATTATTAGTTTTTTGGGAAGAAAAACTACAAAATACGTAAGTAATAAACTAATCACTTATCAATTATCATTAGTTATTTTAGTTATTTTAGTATTCATTAACTAAGTCAAGTAGGTTGAGTGAAGTTGTTTCCATTTTCCATGTTTCGTAAAACAACCATTTATTTTATAAGATAACGTTACCTTTAACAATGTGAAACAAACTGACAAAACTAAAATACCATATTTTCATCACATACTAGACAAAAGAAACCTTATCTTATCTTATCAAACAGGAAAATGTGCCAATTGTAAGCTGTAACCATAGTGAATCAGATCTTCAAGATTTCACAGATAACCCCAAAGATAAAGAAAATGTAATTTTGTGTGATGTTAATCATCCACGATTCACATATCAAAATCATTTTTCCCAAGTGGCCAAGTACACTAGGCATGGTATATGAACATGAACTGAGTGATGATAATATTGTCGTAGTGATACTGATAACTATACCACAACAATAAAGACATTACGTCAAATCAATCGCTGATAGAGATATTTTAACTCCTTACATGTTAGAAAACACGATTGAGATAACTAGTGAAACCTTCGTCGTCATACGATTATATATAGAGATGGTAATAGAGACTTATGCTGTTATATATACTTATGCTATAATAATACTGGTGTGATCTCTCAAGTATTATATACATGGTCAGATCCAAAATTTTGGGGGTTATAAACATTTTTTTAAGCAGTTCGATAAAAAAAATTTCTATACTAAAAACCTTCAAAAAAATTTTGGGCCAAGGCTAATGTTTCACCTGGTTGTGCCGAGATACCGCCCTGATTATATATTTCATCAAATCGTTTAAAAAAAACTTTTATTGTAATACATGGAGACAAAACCAAAAATGCAAACGTATTGTCTTTATCAAACACCATTGTTTGAGTAGCCACATTATATAATTGACATGACATCAAAAAATTCAAACAGGGTAAGAGGTTAAGAGTTTCGATACACATGTTCTTATGATTCTGGCACGCTAATGGTATTCGATAAAGTTGAAATACAATGGTAAGGGTGGTTTCGAACTTCTGTGTGCACAAACTACAGTAATCAATCCTGGAGTGAAAATATCCTACACTCACCTAAGTACGAAGAACCCGTACAGCCTCACCAGGTCCCACAATCACCTCCACGTGTCATAAACAGAGCAGTCAATCTCTTGGCCCTTTACGTGCAAACCCTTCACATGTCGTAGATGATTCTTCCCCGTCAATCATATTCATCGCATCGGACGGCTGATAGAAAACCAACTTTAAGTCCATCACACGAAAGCGATGACGTGGCGAGAAACTGGCGCGAGATTGTAAAATAAAAAAAAGTCAAACAATCCAACGGTGGATATGAAACAAAAGTCAGATGATTGAAGAATCTATAAATAGCAAGAAACGAGAGATTCCGTTAATGGATAATCTCACACTCGATCGAAGAGACAAAAAGGTTCGTGATGAAATCTCTTTTGATGCGAACCGGTTCGATGCCGGTTCAGACCCGGTTTATTCCGTCGACAATCGCCCGATACAACTCCGTCGAATCGTTATCCACCTACGGCGAGAGATTCCCCGTCGGCAAGATCTCGATCGATGCCAAGTCCGCGGCGGGGATGCGGAGGGTGTTATCGGAAAGCGACGTGATTAGATCGGAGAGAATGTCGAAGAGCGTAGTCGGATCAAAGCCTTCGCCGGCGAGAATCCCGGAGGAAGAGGAGCAAGGCTTCTCCGTCGGTGGCGGTGGATCTGGTTTCAGCGGCGGAGACGGAAGCAGAGGAGGCGGAGGCGGGTACGAGTACGAGGATAGGAGCAGGATCGGTGATTACTATCGAGAGATGTTGAAATCGAATCCGAACAGCTCGCTTCTTCTGATGAACTACGGCAAGTTTCTCTACGAGGTAAAGGTTTCGACTTTGTGAAGTTTGAGGTTGAAGTTAAGGTTATAAAGTTTGGGTTTTTTTGATTAGGTGGAGAGAGATTTGGAGAGAGCGGAGGAGTATTACGGGAGAGCAATACTTGCGGATCCAGGTGATGG
This sequence is a window from Brassica oleracea var. oleracea cultivar TO1000 chromosome C1, BOL, whole genome shotgun sequence. Protein-coding genes within it:
- the LOC106297392 gene encoding RING-H2 finger protein ATL29, whose translation is MSTYPSSLPPHSPSENYVTPPLTVILTVILLVFFFIGFFTLYFCKCFLDAMMQAWRLRHGGEAEATENPIQPPEAPTVNPGLELRIINSFPTFPYSSVRDLREEKYGLECAICLLEFDGDHVLRLLTTCYHVFHQECIDLWFESHKTCPVCRHDLDPPPQENTTITLPNVDEMIIDVIQENSDDDQHHRTTTQIDTWPSSGQNSCLNNERSRKEQTLPDKFSRSHSTGHSIVRNKPEEEDRYTLRLPEHVKIKVTRGHGQTESCVTFGEIIRNKCDHRRFGEVSNQTAVTQSEN
- the LOC106297678 gene encoding uncharacterized protein LOC106297678 isoform X2, with translation MELRRWPWEEMTTMAVGRDGAPTMAVGRDGAPMMAVGRWPWEEMTTMAVGRDGAPMMAVGRWPWEEMTTMAVGRDGAPMMAVRCPTGDNASGDHIVFNLQQRSLSSFSFHQKQKNEIAKAVEEELEKEMSAYGFEIVQTLIVDIEPDEHVKRAMNEINAGNKTVSSFPL
- the LOC106297678 gene encoding uncharacterized protein LOC106297678 isoform X1 encodes the protein MELRRWPWEEMTTMAVGRDGAPTMAVGRDGAPMMAVGRWPWEEMTTMAVGRDGAPMMAVGRWPWEEMTTMAVGRDGAPMMAVRCPTGDNASGDHIVFNLQQRSLSSFSFHQKQKNEIAKAVEEELEKEMSAYGFEIVQTLIVDIEPDEHVKRAMNEINAGNKTVSSFPL
- the LOC106297678 gene encoding uncharacterized protein LOC106297678 isoform X3 gives rise to the protein MELRRWPWEEMTTMAVGRDGAPTMAVGRDGAPMMAVGRWPWEEMTTMAVGRDGAPMMAVGRWPWEEMTTMAVGRDGAPMMAVRCPTGDNASGDHIVFNLQQRSLSSFSFHQKKNEIAKAVEEELEKEMSAYGFEIVQTLIVDIEPDEHVKRAMNEINAGNKTVSSFPL
- the LOC106311146 gene encoding uncharacterized protein LOC106311146, which translates into the protein MKSLLMRTGSMPVQTRFIPSTIARYNSVESLSTYGERFPVGKISIDAKSAAGMRRVLSESDVIRSERMSKSVVGSKPSPARIPEEEEQGFSVGGGGSGFSGGDGSRGGGGGYEYEDRSRIGDYYREMLKSNPNSSLLLMNYGKFLYEVERDLERAEEYYGRAILADPGDGEALSMYGKLIWETKRDEKRAQCYFDQAVNASPDDCMVLGSYAHFMWEAEDDDEEEEEDLMVGASPAMMVSAV